One genomic segment of Oncorhynchus nerka isolate Pitt River linkage group LG16, Oner_Uvic_2.0, whole genome shotgun sequence includes these proteins:
- the arf2b gene encoding ADP-ribosylation factor 2b, producing the protein MGNMFGSLFKGLFGKKEMRILMVGLDAAGKTTILYKLKLGEIVTTIPTIGFNVETVEYKNISFTVWDVGGQDKIRPLWRHYFQNTQGLIFVVDSNDRERVNEAREELQRMLAEDELRDAVLLVFANKQDLPNAMNAAEITDKLGLHALRQRSWYIQATCATSGDGLYEGLDWLSNQLKNQK; encoded by the exons ATGGGGAATATGTTTGGAAGCCTGTTCAAGGGCCTATTTGGCAAGAAGGAGATGAGGATTCTCATGGTTGGACTCGATGCTGCTGGAAAAACAACCATCCTGTACAAACTCAAACTAGGAGAGATTGTCACCACCATTCCTACAATTG GTTTTAATGTTGAAACGGTAGAATACAAGAACATCAGCTTCACAGTGTGGGACGTTGGCGGTCAAGACAAAATCAGGCCGTTATGGCGCCACTACTTCCAGAACACTCAAG GGCTTATCTTTGTGGTGGACAGCAACGACAGGGAGCGAGTGAACGAGGCGAGGGAGGAGTTGCAGAGAATGCTTGCAGAGGACGAGCTGAGAGATGCCGTGCTGCTCGTTTTTGCAAACAAACAG GACCTTCCCAATGCAATGAATGCTGCGGAGATCACAGACAAGCTGGGGCTCCACGCTCTCCGCCAGCGCAGCTGGTACATCCAAGCCACCTGTGCAACTAGTGGGGACGGCCTCTACGAGGGCCTCGACTGGCTCTCCAACCAGCTCAAGAACCAGAAATGA